A stretch of Deinococcus roseus DNA encodes these proteins:
- a CDS encoding endo alpha-1,4 polygalactosaminidase, translating to MHRKTLIGLGSLTLSCFLSLAGAQNLKPEYIAQATEKTISVDGDISDWAGLPRYTIEMSNGFPSVPVGSKGYFQVAYDQNNLYLVGVFDQAKETVLAKLAEDAPEWWNDDVLEIYFEPNRTDKVPTSQHFAISPAGVRFKNYTATTEYQTASRIEDNRWIVEAAFPLGKGVFAQAGDGTAWNLKVGREHQKAGEYPLWPMGGDFNAETNYGILAFTKTQQDPQVLLSKYQVAQETATPIVSRVSDISSFATYYGKDAATISKLSNFDLAITQPGLSKEQLTALHENGTRVVAYLSIGELDPGSAWASEVKDSWVLGTNANWGSRFINASEAGWQDIMVREAGKLIAQGYDGVFLDTLDTADLYPQAAAGLVATVDKLRKTYPNAVIVQNRGFTLLKQTAELVDAVMFEGFSSAWDFNKKEYHAVQGDPNFVASFAKRGLVVLAQDYANPDDTATITNDYVRAREFGFIPYVANLMLDQLYIPEL from the coding sequence ATGCACAGAAAAACCCTGATCGGCCTCGGTTCACTCACGTTGTCTTGTTTTCTTTCCCTCGCAGGTGCGCAGAACCTGAAACCCGAGTACATTGCCCAGGCCACCGAAAAGACCATTTCTGTGGATGGCGACATCAGCGACTGGGCTGGCCTGCCCAGGTACACCATCGAGATGTCCAACGGCTTCCCTTCTGTTCCAGTCGGATCCAAAGGCTACTTTCAGGTGGCTTACGACCAGAACAACCTGTACCTGGTCGGGGTGTTTGATCAGGCAAAAGAAACCGTGCTGGCCAAACTGGCCGAAGACGCTCCTGAGTGGTGGAACGATGACGTGCTGGAAATTTACTTCGAGCCCAACCGCACCGACAAGGTGCCCACCAGTCAGCACTTTGCCATCAGCCCTGCAGGGGTGCGCTTCAAGAACTACACTGCCACCACCGAGTACCAGACCGCCTCCAGAATTGAAGACAACCGATGGATCGTGGAAGCGGCTTTCCCACTGGGCAAAGGCGTTTTTGCTCAGGCAGGAGACGGCACTGCCTGGAACCTGAAAGTGGGCCGCGAGCACCAGAAAGCCGGAGAATACCCCCTCTGGCCCATGGGTGGCGACTTCAACGCCGAAACCAATTATGGCATTCTGGCCTTCACCAAAACCCAGCAGGATCCCCAGGTTTTGCTCTCCAAATATCAGGTTGCCCAGGAAACGGCAACCCCCATCGTCAGCCGTGTTTCTGACATCTCCTCTTTTGCCACTTACTACGGCAAAGACGCAGCAACCATCAGCAAACTGAGCAACTTTGATCTGGCGATCACCCAGCCCGGTCTGAGCAAAGAACAACTGACCGCCCTGCACGAAAACGGAACCCGCGTGGTGGCCTACCTGAGCATCGGGGAACTGGATCCTGGCAGCGCGTGGGCCAGCGAAGTCAAGGACAGCTGGGTGCTGGGCACCAATGCCAACTGGGGCTCCAGGTTCATCAACGCCAGCGAAGCCGGATGGCAGGACATCATGGTCCGTGAAGCAGGCAAGCTGATTGCACAGGGCTATGACGGGGTTTTCCTGGACACCCTGGACACTGCAGATCTCTACCCACAAGCCGCTGCTGGACTGGTTGCCACTGTGGACAAGCTGCGCAAAACCTACCCCAACGCTGTGATTGTGCAGAACCGGGGCTTCACCCTGCTCAAGCAGACCGCAGAACTGGTGGACGCCGTGATGTTTGAAGGCTTCTCCAGCGCCTGGGACTTTAACAAGAAGGAATACCACGCCGTGCAGGGAGACCCCAACTTCGTGGCCTCCTTTGCCAAACGCGGCCTGGTGGTGCTGGCCCAGGATTATGCCAACCCGGACGACACCGCCACCATCACCAACGATTACGTGCGTGCCCGGGAATTTGGCTTCATCCCCTACGTGGCCAACCTGATGCTGGACCAGCTCTACATCCCCGAATTGTGA
- a CDS encoding carboxypeptidase-like regulatory domain-containing protein, which yields MNHARPISNLMIALALFGLPLVAQAADNTKQQIKKGFVTGKVLNADGQPIPNAEVIADNTLYYNTNVIGYTNARGEYSLDVRQPLGTWNITARMRLKYEGTTVDVDLIPENEQLVAGNVGGVRNFVFRPANTTYGNLGIVNVRMALGFYAEPSQMKVILKPVGKLADGTTGKTREATLDNTGDGYIVKNVMYGTYEVTITLNGKPLYVRKAQSSGGQLKFTQKSFKGGFWKDFYALRPTMFLEISDDDCPDILQECQGQ from the coding sequence ATGAACCACGCCAGACCCATTTCAAATCTGATGATTGCCCTCGCCCTTTTTGGTTTGCCCCTGGTGGCCCAGGCTGCAGACAACACAAAACAACAAATCAAAAAGGGCTTCGTGACCGGAAAAGTGCTCAACGCAGACGGTCAGCCCATCCCCAATGCAGAAGTCATTGCAGACAACACCCTGTACTACAATACCAACGTGATTGGCTACACCAACGCCAGAGGGGAATACAGCCTGGACGTGCGGCAACCCTTGGGCACCTGGAACATCACCGCCAGAATGCGTCTGAAATACGAGGGCACCACCGTGGATGTGGACCTGATCCCCGAAAACGAGCAACTGGTGGCCGGAAATGTGGGTGGGGTGCGCAATTTTGTGTTCAGACCTGCCAACACCACTTATGGCAACCTGGGCATCGTCAATGTTCGCATGGCCCTGGGCTTCTATGCTGAACCCAGCCAGATGAAAGTCATCCTCAAACCCGTGGGCAAACTGGCAGACGGCACCACCGGAAAAACCCGTGAAGCCACCCTGGACAACACCGGAGATGGCTACATCGTCAAGAACGTCATGTACGGCACCTACGAGGTGACCATCACCCTGAACGGCAAACCCCTGTATGTGCGCAAAGCCCAGAGCAGTGGCGGCCAGCTCAAATTCACCCAGAAAAGCTTCAAAGGCGGCTTCTGGAAGGACTTTTATGCTTTAAGGCCCACCATGTTCCTGGAAATCAGCGACGACGATTGCCCGGACATCCTGCAGGAATGCCAGGGGCAATGA
- a CDS encoding N-acetylglucosamine kinase, producing MDYVLGLDGGGSKTAALLLSETGSVLGPFYTSGVNPFDNAKWKDTLNSFLNALPQVSLVSACFGLPGYGEMDTCSRQQEQTVQDWISDVPHDVVNDVQVAFEGAFCDQAGVLMLAGTGSMAWGSGGQKHIRVGGWGEQIGDEGSAHWIGHQALSLLTQTLDGRLQDEVFRANLLETLSIPSADPGPDLLSWFYTLTHPRSQVAALAQQVDRMAQAGNPTAQKLLSDASSHLACHIQTAWTRLGLQDSDLKWSYAGSLFKSQQVLSGVKNALPEGTLQEPLLRPLSGAVWHAAKKAGWDRPLERVRDAVSAVGYKG from the coding sequence ATGGATTACGTGCTGGGGCTGGATGGGGGTGGCAGCAAAACCGCTGCCCTCCTGCTCAGCGAGACAGGCTCCGTGCTGGGGCCTTTCTACACCTCCGGGGTCAACCCTTTTGACAACGCAAAGTGGAAGGACACCTTGAACAGCTTCCTGAATGCCCTGCCACAGGTTTCTCTGGTTTCTGCCTGCTTCGGGCTTCCCGGTTACGGCGAAATGGACACCTGCTCCAGACAGCAGGAACAGACCGTGCAGGACTGGATTTCCGATGTGCCCCATGATGTGGTCAACGACGTGCAGGTGGCCTTTGAAGGAGCGTTCTGCGATCAGGCCGGAGTTCTGATGCTGGCTGGAACAGGCTCAATGGCCTGGGGCAGCGGCGGACAGAAGCACATTCGGGTCGGAGGCTGGGGAGAACAGATCGGAGACGAGGGCAGCGCCCACTGGATCGGTCATCAGGCGCTTTCATTGCTGACCCAGACCCTGGATGGCCGCTTGCAGGACGAGGTTTTCAGGGCCAATTTGCTGGAAACCCTGAGCATTCCCTCTGCAGATCCCGGACCCGACCTGCTCTCCTGGTTTTACACCCTGACCCACCCCAGATCGCAGGTCGCTGCACTGGCCCAGCAGGTGGACCGCATGGCCCAGGCTGGAAACCCCACCGCCCAGAAGCTGCTTTCCGATGCCAGCAGCCATCTGGCCTGCCACATTCAGACCGCCTGGACCAGACTCGGCTTGCAGGACAGCGACCTGAAATGGAGTTACGCTGGATCCCTCTTCAAAAGCCAGCAGGTGCTCTCAGGCGTCAAAAATGCCCTCCCAGAAGGCACCCTGCAAGAACCCCTGCTTCGCCCCCTCTCTGGAGCCGTCTGGCACGCCGCGAAAAAAGCAGGCTGGGACCGGCCTCTGGAACGGGTGCGGGATGCGGTTTCCGCTGTGGGTTATAAGGGATAA
- a CDS encoding carbohydrate ABC transporter permease — MTNSNRQNLTVTTSKAKNTVKIPLWRVLIIAALSIGSLMIFLPFFWMILTAFKTPVEAYAWPPVWIPKSWSLANFQQLFDTIPFLKMFWNSVWTSMAIASLNVITAAPAAYAFARLRFPGNNLLFGSHILSLIVPWQVTLIPTFLMIKQFGWYDSYAALIIPSISNAFTVFLLFQFFRNLPKSLEESILVDGGTWFTALWHIGIPASRGAIAAAWLFAFLGNWQNFLWPLIVLQSQDKMVLPVGLLSLQNQFSVNVPVLMAGATLASLPTILAYLFVQRYLTDSAITSGIKG; from the coding sequence ATGACCAACAGTAACCGCCAGAACCTGACCGTGACCACCTCAAAGGCCAAAAACACCGTGAAAATTCCCCTCTGGCGCGTTCTGATCATTGCCGCCCTTTCTATCGGCTCCCTGATGATCTTCCTGCCCTTCTTCTGGATGATCCTCACCGCCTTCAAGACCCCTGTGGAAGCCTACGCCTGGCCTCCTGTGTGGATTCCCAAAAGCTGGAGCCTCGCCAATTTCCAGCAGCTCTTTGACACCATCCCCTTCCTGAAGATGTTCTGGAACAGCGTCTGGACCTCCATGGCCATCGCCAGCCTGAACGTGATCACCGCCGCTCCTGCTGCTTACGCTTTCGCCAGACTGCGCTTTCCGGGCAACAACCTGCTTTTTGGTTCGCACATCCTGTCCCTCATCGTGCCCTGGCAGGTCACCCTGATCCCCACTTTCCTGATGATCAAGCAGTTCGGCTGGTACGACTCTTACGCCGCCCTGATCATTCCCAGCATCTCCAACGCCTTCACGGTGTTCCTGCTGTTCCAGTTCTTCAGAAACCTGCCCAAAAGCCTGGAAGAAAGCATTCTGGTGGATGGCGGCACCTGGTTCACCGCCCTGTGGCACATCGGCATTCCCGCTTCCAGAGGCGCAATTGCCGCCGCATGGCTCTTTGCCTTCCTGGGCAACTGGCAGAACTTCCTGTGGCCCCTGATCGTGCTGCAATCCCAGGACAAGATGGTCCTTCCGGTGGGGCTGCTGAGCCTGCAAAACCAGTTCTCGGTGAACGTCCCGGTCCTGATGGCCGGAGCCACCCTGGCCAGCCTGCCCACCATCCTCGCCTACCTGTTCGTGCAGCGTTACCTCACCGATTCTGCCATCACCAGCGGAATCAAAGGCTGA
- the thrS gene encoding threonine--tRNA ligase has protein sequence MSVNARNNAEIAQNVPSQAMGALINSQVYDLLKPLPEGAEVQYFSLDDPEAAQLFRHSLAHVLAQAMQHLHAGQDIQFGIGPVIENGFYYDFGLPEPLKPEDLPVLEARMQQIVQQNLPFQRFEVSRGQAKEKLAAQRFKLELLDGLPEDAVISLYQQGDFLDLCRGPHLPSTGLIPPHFKLTHVSGAYWKGDSSRPMLQRVYGVAFRSQAELEHHLWQQEEAKKRDHRKLGQQLELFMVSEEVGQGLILWQPKGAMVRLLIEEFSRKAHLMNGYDWVISPHIGRAQLWETSGHLDFYRDSMYAPMDIDGEAYYAKPMNCPFHIEIYKNKKRSYRELPLRYAEFGTVYRYELSGALHGLTRVRGFTQDDAHIFCTIEQAEAEIAKALEFSLFVLRSFGLSDFTAYLSTRPIDAVGEAKDWELATESLRKALQQAGLPHDIDEGGGAFYGPKIDLKVKDALGRQWQLSTIQFDFNLSERFDLEYIAEDGQAKRPFMVHRALFGSMERFFGVLLEHYAGEFPLWLAPVQAKIIPIADRHIEHAQKLANQLKANQYRAEVDLRGERMQAKIRDAELQKIPLVLVVGDREQQENQVSVRERGVKEQQVLSVEALLEKLKAASVDRMLFQSDF, from the coding sequence ATGAGTGTGAACGCTAGAAACAACGCTGAAATCGCCCAGAACGTCCCTTCCCAGGCCATGGGTGCCCTGATCAACTCCCAGGTTTACGACCTGCTCAAGCCCCTTCCTGAAGGCGCAGAGGTGCAGTATTTTTCGCTGGATGATCCTGAAGCCGCACAGCTTTTCAGGCATTCGCTGGCCCATGTGCTGGCCCAGGCCATGCAGCACCTTCATGCAGGTCAGGACATCCAATTTGGCATTGGCCCGGTGATCGAGAATGGCTTTTATTACGACTTTGGGCTTCCTGAACCCTTGAAACCTGAAGACCTGCCTGTGCTGGAAGCCAGAATGCAGCAGATCGTCCAGCAGAACCTGCCTTTTCAGCGCTTTGAAGTGTCCAGAGGTCAGGCAAAAGAAAAACTGGCAGCGCAGCGTTTCAAACTGGAATTGCTGGATGGACTGCCAGAGGATGCTGTCATTTCTCTGTACCAGCAGGGGGATTTTCTGGATCTGTGCAGGGGGCCGCACCTGCCTTCCACGGGTCTGATCCCACCCCATTTCAAACTGACGCATGTGTCCGGGGCTTACTGGAAAGGGGATTCCAGCAGACCCATGCTGCAACGGGTATATGGGGTTGCATTTCGTTCCCAGGCAGAACTGGAGCATCACCTCTGGCAACAGGAAGAAGCAAAAAAGCGGGACCATCGCAAACTGGGCCAGCAGCTTGAACTGTTCATGGTCTCGGAGGAGGTCGGACAGGGGTTGATCCTCTGGCAGCCAAAAGGGGCCATGGTTCGCCTCCTGATCGAGGAATTCAGCCGCAAAGCCCACCTGATGAACGGCTACGACTGGGTGATTTCCCCCCACATCGGGCGGGCACAGTTGTGGGAAACGTCCGGGCACCTGGATTTTTACCGTGACAGCATGTATGCCCCCATGGACATTGATGGAGAGGCTTACTACGCCAAACCCATGAATTGCCCTTTCCACATCGAGATCTACAAAAACAAGAAGCGCTCTTACCGGGAATTGCCTCTCCGGTACGCAGAATTTGGCACGGTTTACAGATATGAACTGTCTGGAGCACTGCATGGCCTGACGCGGGTTCGGGGGTTCACGCAGGACGATGCCCACATTTTCTGCACCATCGAGCAGGCAGAGGCAGAAATTGCAAAAGCCCTGGAATTCTCACTGTTCGTGCTGCGAAGTTTCGGGCTCTCGGATTTCACGGCTTACCTGTCCACGAGGCCCATCGACGCTGTAGGAGAGGCAAAAGACTGGGAACTGGCCACGGAAAGCCTCAGAAAAGCCCTGCAGCAGGCAGGATTGCCTCATGACATCGACGAGGGCGGAGGGGCTTTTTATGGTCCCAAAATCGACCTGAAAGTCAAGGATGCCCTGGGCAGGCAATGGCAACTGAGCACGATCCAGTTTGATTTCAACCTCTCAGAGCGCTTTGATCTGGAATACATTGCAGAAGATGGGCAGGCAAAGCGGCCTTTCATGGTGCATCGGGCCTTGTTTGGCAGCATGGAACGCTTTTTTGGGGTGCTGCTGGAGCATTACGCCGGAGAATTTCCGTTGTGGCTTGCTCCGGTGCAGGCCAAAATCATTCCCATTGCAGACCGACACATTGAACATGCCCAGAAACTCGCCAATCAACTGAAAGCCAACCAGTACCGTGCAGAGGTGGACCTCCGGGGTGAACGCATGCAGGCCAAAATCCGCGATGCTGAATTGCAAAAAATCCCCCTGGTTCTGGTGGTCGGAGACCGGGAACAGCAGGAGAATCAGGTCAGTGTTCGGGAACGGGGCGTGAAGGAACAGCAGGTGCTGTCTGTTGAAGCCCTGCTGGAAAAGTTGAAAGCGGCCTCTGTGGACCGGATGCTTTTTCAGAGCGATTTTTAA
- a CDS encoding carbohydrate ABC transporter permease, translating into MLIQPARKPRSRLSNLRQQEALLAYLLILPSTIGILVFAVFPILASMGISMTNWGGLTQPTLENFKSQFSGLQNYQTALSDDRVVRSLQHTLTYVLLSVPLGVAVSLAIATLIHNLKAGWLQTFFRTTYYLPMVTIGVAVALLWQLLLNPQGLINLMLSWFGIKGPSWLASPEWVLPAIALFSVWQGSGTSIILFLTSLSNVRKELYEAAQLDGATGWSAFTRITLPMISPTIFLVLVLSLISSIQVFDAVLVMTNGGPGDSSTTIAVYIYKTAFQYFKYGYSAALAWILAIFLIVLTLIQWRMQRQWVNYDQQ; encoded by the coding sequence ATGCTGATCCAGCCCGCACGAAAACCCAGATCCAGACTCAGCAACCTGAGACAGCAAGAGGCCCTGCTGGCCTACCTCCTGATTCTGCCCTCCACCATCGGCATTCTGGTGTTTGCAGTGTTCCCCATTCTGGCCTCCATGGGCATTTCCATGACCAACTGGGGCGGACTGACCCAGCCCACCCTGGAGAACTTCAAAAGCCAGTTTTCAGGGTTGCAGAACTATCAGACGGCTTTAAGCGATGACCGGGTGGTGCGCTCGTTGCAGCACACCCTCACTTACGTGCTGCTCTCTGTTCCACTGGGGGTCGCGGTTTCCCTGGCCATTGCCACCCTGATCCACAACCTCAAAGCAGGCTGGCTGCAAACCTTCTTCAGAACCACCTACTACCTGCCGATGGTGACCATTGGTGTGGCTGTGGCCCTCTTGTGGCAACTGCTCCTCAACCCCCAGGGTCTGATCAACCTGATGCTGAGCTGGTTTGGCATCAAAGGCCCCAGCTGGCTCGCCTCTCCCGAGTGGGTGCTGCCCGCCATTGCGCTCTTCTCGGTGTGGCAGGGTTCTGGAACCAGCATCATCCTGTTCCTGACCTCCCTTTCCAACGTTCGCAAGGAACTGTATGAAGCTGCCCAGCTGGACGGAGCCACCGGATGGAGTGCTTTTACCAGGATCACCCTGCCCATGATCAGCCCCACCATCTTTCTGGTGCTGGTGCTGTCCCTGATCTCCAGCATCCAGGTCTTTGATGCCGTGCTGGTGATGACCAACGGCGGACCCGGAGATTCCAGCACCACCATTGCGGTTTACATCTACAAAACCGCTTTTCAGTACTTCAAGTACGGTTACTCCGCGGCCCTGGCCTGGATCCTCGCCATCTTCCTGATCGTGCTGACCCTGATTCAGTGGCGCATGCAGAGACAGTGGGTGAACTATGACCAACAGTAA
- a CDS encoding ABC transporter substrate-binding protein: MKKASVLTLSLLALTVASAQKVTIQYATWDATRQKTDEALIAAFEKANPTIDVEYNLVPWGVYWQKAAAMTAGGSTFDVMWMNLDNFPFYQSQGALAPLSVPEKSLTSINKNMLDPYRVGGKLYGVPLGPQAVTVFINRALFKERGVAVPTKEWTWDQMLDAAKKLTFEKDGKKVWGINAQDLQVDLEYGMSFYYSNGGKGLIKKSGKTFKSNLDRTFSDTAQKLSDLIYKHKVSAGPADVGQQGYQQFLAGQVGIFVEGSWMVPVWSQNPDLDWAYAPFPSLQKGKPARPVFSAHALVVPAGSKNKEAASKLIEWLNTSTQAQRMIAQKGLLPTLADQYKTQYLQALPGRNAGVVFDQLKNSVIINSDVRNLSNLPEVLTALNTSMNLVWTGNAKVADAVKNATKDMQNLLNQGKVIGSN; the protein is encoded by the coding sequence ATGAAAAAAGCATCTGTTCTGACCCTGTCCCTGCTGGCCCTGACTGTCGCATCCGCCCAGAAAGTGACCATCCAGTACGCCACCTGGGACGCCACCCGCCAGAAAACCGACGAGGCATTGATTGCTGCCTTCGAGAAAGCCAACCCCACCATCGATGTGGAGTACAACCTGGTGCCCTGGGGCGTGTACTGGCAGAAAGCCGCCGCCATGACCGCCGGGGGAAGCACCTTCGATGTGATGTGGATGAACCTGGACAACTTCCCCTTCTACCAGTCCCAGGGCGCTCTGGCTCCCCTGTCGGTGCCTGAGAAGTCCCTCACTTCCATCAACAAGAACATGCTGGATCCTTACCGGGTTGGTGGCAAACTTTACGGGGTGCCCCTCGGACCCCAGGCGGTCACCGTGTTCATCAACCGTGCCCTGTTCAAAGAGCGCGGCGTGGCCGTGCCCACCAAAGAGTGGACCTGGGACCAGATGCTGGACGCAGCCAAGAAACTCACCTTCGAGAAAGACGGCAAGAAAGTCTGGGGCATCAACGCCCAGGATTTGCAAGTGGACCTCGAATACGGCATGAGCTTCTATTATTCCAACGGCGGCAAAGGCCTGATCAAAAAGTCCGGCAAGACCTTCAAATCCAACCTGGACCGCACCTTCAGTGACACCGCCCAGAAGCTCAGCGACCTGATCTACAAGCACAAGGTCAGCGCAGGTCCCGCAGATGTGGGCCAGCAGGGCTACCAGCAGTTCCTGGCCGGACAGGTGGGCATCTTCGTGGAAGGTTCCTGGATGGTGCCCGTGTGGTCCCAGAACCCCGATCTGGACTGGGCTTACGCTCCTTTCCCCAGCCTACAGAAAGGCAAACCTGCCCGCCCGGTCTTCAGTGCCCACGCCCTGGTGGTGCCTGCTGGAAGCAAAAACAAGGAAGCCGCCAGCAAGCTGATCGAATGGCTGAACACCAGCACCCAGGCCCAGCGCATGATCGCCCAGAAGGGACTCTTGCCCACCCTGGCCGATCAGTACAAAACCCAGTACCTGCAGGCCCTTCCTGGCCGCAATGCTGGCGTGGTGTTTGACCAGCTCAAAAACTCCGTGATCATCAACAGCGATGTGCGCAATCTGTCGAACCTGCCAGAAGTGCTCACTGCCCTGAACACCAGCATGAACCTGGTCTGGACAGGCAACGCCAAGGTGGCAGACGCCGTCAAGAACGCCACCAAAGACATGCAGAACCTGCTGAACCAGGGCAAAGTGATCGGGAGCAACTGA
- a CDS encoding VOC family protein yields the protein MKLNHLTLLVEDVAGTRDFLQKYFDMKGMGKPTDHMSFLTDDQGMVMGLFKSEGAQYPEGFHIGFIQPTAEKVNEIHQRMLADGLQADAPRKLHGSWTFYYRCPGGFLVEVLH from the coding sequence ATGAAACTCAATCACCTCACCCTGCTGGTGGAAGATGTCGCTGGCACACGTGATTTTTTGCAAAAGTACTTTGACATGAAAGGCATGGGCAAACCCACCGATCACATGTCCTTCCTCACCGATGACCAGGGCATGGTGATGGGCCTTTTCAAATCAGAAGGGGCACAGTATCCAGAGGGTTTCCACATAGGGTTCATTCAGCCCACTGCAGAAAAAGTCAATGAAATCCACCAGCGCATGCTGGCAGACGGTCTGCAGGCAGATGCCCCACGAAAACTCCACGGTTCCTGGACGTTTTATTACCGCTGTCCGGGAGGGTTTCTGGTGGAAGTTTTGCACTGA